The following are encoded together in the Lusitaniella coriacea LEGE 07157 genome:
- a CDS encoding PadR family transcriptional regulator — protein sequence MALTHAILSALIEKTCSGYDLAKRFDGSVGFFWRATHQQIYRELTKLEEEGLVSVERVVQESRPDKKLYIVTEKGQQFLSDWIAKPAKIAPVKDELLVKLFAGHLADKTAIAAELERHRHQHQNRLIEYQEIEQRYFHTPDQLSQDNRFRYLTLRWGMRYEREWLAWCEEAIAFLNETIP from the coding sequence ATGGCACTCACTCACGCAATTTTGTCTGCTTTAATTGAAAAGACTTGCAGCGGCTACGATCTGGCGAAGCGGTTTGACGGTTCCGTTGGTTTTTTTTGGCGAGCAACTCACCAACAGATTTACCGAGAACTCACCAAATTAGAGGAAGAGGGGTTGGTCAGTGTAGAGAGGGTTGTCCAGGAGAGTCGTCCCGATAAAAAGCTATATATTGTCACGGAGAAGGGACAGCAGTTTTTAAGCGATTGGATTGCGAAACCTGCCAAAATTGCGCCGGTGAAGGATGAGCTATTGGTCAAGCTCTTTGCCGGACATCTCGCGGATAAAACCGCGATCGCGGCTGAGTTGGAGAGACATCGCCACCAACATCAAAACCGCCTGATCGAATATCAAGAAATTGAGCAACGCTATTTCCACACCCCCGATCAACTGAGTCAAGATAATCGATTCCGCTACTTAACGTTGCGTTGGGGAATGCGCTACGAACGGGAGTGGTTAGCTTGGTGCGAAGAGGCGATCGCGTTTTTGAATGAAACGATTCCTTGA
- a CDS encoding antibiotic biosynthesis monooxygenase family protein, with protein MVFISATRLHLRTRLYIPLFLWHTFLIQRQMRKKPGFLGGKLLADANRVYWTLTVWEEAAAMKHLRDAGAHKRAMSYLQKWVDESSVVHWYQDSPEIPSFAEVHQKMLEDGHFSRLKNPSDKHNRRDIPAPVSTRSALALQPYQEGQSRSRKCNIKIDRDRALF; from the coding sequence ATGGTTTTCATCTCAGCAACTCGCCTTCACTTGCGGACTCGTCTCTATATTCCCCTATTTCTGTGGCATACGTTCCTGATTCAACGGCAAATGAGAAAAAAACCCGGCTTTCTAGGCGGTAAATTGCTAGCAGATGCGAACAGGGTTTACTGGACGCTGACTGTTTGGGAGGAAGCCGCAGCCATGAAACATCTGCGAGATGCAGGCGCGCACAAACGAGCGATGTCTTATCTGCAAAAGTGGGTCGATGAGAGTTCTGTTGTCCATTGGTATCAAGATTCGCCAGAAATTCCAAGTTTCGCCGAAGTTCATCAGAAGATGCTTGAAGACGGTCATTTCAGTCGGCTCAAAAATCCTTCCGACAAGCACAATCGCCGCGATATTCCGGCTCCTGTCTCGACGCGATCTGCGCTCGCACTGCAACCTTACCAAGAGGGTCAATCGCGATCGAGAAAGTGCAATATTAAAATCGACCGCGATCGCGCTCTATTCTAA
- a CDS encoding DUF4347 domain-containing protein yields the protein MESIEPTHLFTKPGEQGTAFLSDIQGQLSNDWHNSSSQLINWFEVEPTLFSPKQGGGEEISNVQSSLDPLTGRDLRPSNFSPSSTLVFIDATVGDIETLIAGVQPGAEVVILDGNRDGIEQISETLAQRQGIESVQILSHGSAGQVRLGSGDLSSGTLQRYASQLQQWQNALTDNADILFYGCNLAADGTGMQFIEQFSHLTGADVAASNDLTGSNRLGGDWDLEVFTGTIESDLALQIWAQSAYRAVLDTTTDLQANAASYLGGVGDDSGTAVEIAPDNTILLAGTINGQGQVTRLASNGQTVLATYSVGSNVKDMDVNRSNGTITVVGDSGVTSLDSNGTVLWSQGLSGGMNTRRVAVAQDGTVAVLESNNSFSNQVTVFAATGTQLGSFTINQTSQDKSVDDIAIDSNTGSVFVAGFRQVASNLQLPLFRSYDYSGGVKWRNYEFSNSQAFSKGDTADTRGLRVAMGRDGMLYYAGSLDGGTTVYRRNSQDINQNASYNVNIDNYTNTSNTNSGKFGYFARVNPSTGEVLKGQYAVNRLSSGRGNSFGINAITADESGQVFIGGSSAASVKHRDELKINGTAVGNYTNGEGAVIAISADFTSRELVAVWAGNGAVAASGVNGIAVGNGIRAIASTASGSMITVNPVQGTLGGGKDAFFSIWGNATTPTPEISISDVTVTEGDGGTLNAELTVSLSQNPTNDITVDFVTESGTATPGSDYEHQGGTLTFVPGGNLTQTIRIAITGDTDVEENETFFVNLSNESSNATIADNQGVGTILNNDSTPPTPPINPNDNNDSTPLTPDPTPTVNPNTNNEMPIINGIANITVDPTVTPSVTVDGSAAFRDAGATADALVYSIAGNTNAELFNRPPTLHPATGEIALDFHPQAVGTSEITLRGMDTSGLFIETMFKVQVGSQNSPSIEREGNSPHRLRIPQVETNNFTPNYTQSNFEISREVSEGNSLIEIESIESNEKLSPDETGIGFVPNLAVDFSSILSQVSTQSGNLNLSGFLFKTFAKLSPEKITAIDPEILSALALVFLGHLGILSTRPLPQMSLKPRNWNDKKRKASVQSPIFPLTATTSEEFYGWDFTEIDENDLFGLQNPEDKLISQSSQLA from the coding sequence ATGGAATCCATCGAACCCACGCACCTATTCACAAAGCCGGGAGAGCAAGGAACAGCTTTCCTCTCTGACATACAAGGTCAACTGAGTAACGATTGGCACAATTCTTCCTCTCAATTGATTAATTGGTTTGAGGTTGAACCGACGCTATTTTCCCCCAAGCAGGGGGGAGGCGAGGAAATTTCCAATGTGCAATCTTCTCTCGATCCTCTCACAGGGCGCGATCTTCGCCCATCAAATTTTTCTCCTTCCTCAACTCTTGTCTTCATCGACGCGACGGTGGGGGATATTGAAACGCTAATCGCAGGGGTTCAACCGGGTGCGGAAGTGGTGATTCTCGACGGGAATCGGGATGGAATTGAGCAAATTAGCGAAACTTTGGCGCAACGCCAGGGAATTGAGAGCGTTCAAATTCTCTCTCACGGGAGTGCGGGACAAGTGCGATTGGGTTCTGGGGATTTGAGTTCGGGAACGCTGCAACGGTATGCTTCTCAACTGCAACAGTGGCAAAATGCGCTGACGGATAATGCCGATATTCTCTTTTATGGTTGCAATTTGGCGGCTGATGGGACTGGGATGCAGTTTATCGAGCAATTCTCTCACCTCACGGGGGCAGATGTCGCCGCTTCTAATGATTTAACCGGGAGTAACCGTTTGGGGGGAGATTGGGATTTGGAGGTGTTTACCGGAACGATTGAATCTGACCTCGCGTTGCAAATTTGGGCGCAATCCGCTTACCGTGCGGTTTTGGATACGACAACGGATTTGCAGGCGAACGCAGCGAGTTATTTAGGTGGTGTGGGGGACGATTCGGGAACGGCGGTGGAAATTGCCCCGGATAATACCATTCTCCTGGCAGGGACGATAAATGGTCAAGGTCAAGTGACGCGCCTCGCCTCGAACGGACAAACGGTTTTGGCGACCTATAGCGTGGGTTCCAATGTCAAGGATATGGATGTCAATCGCAGCAATGGCACGATTACTGTTGTGGGGGATTCTGGCGTAACGTCTCTCGATAGCAATGGAACAGTTCTGTGGAGTCAAGGGTTGAGTGGGGGGATGAATACTCGCCGGGTAGCGGTTGCGCAGGATGGAACGGTTGCGGTGTTGGAGTCGAACAATAGTTTTAGTAATCAGGTGACGGTGTTCGCGGCGACGGGAACGCAGTTGGGGAGTTTCACGATTAATCAAACGTCACAGGATAAGAGTGTTGATGATATTGCGATTGATAGCAATACGGGTTCGGTGTTTGTTGCGGGTTTTCGGCAGGTTGCATCCAATCTTCAATTACCTCTATTTCGCAGCTACGATTACTCTGGTGGCGTGAAGTGGCGTAATTATGAGTTTTCAAACTCTCAAGCGTTTTCCAAGGGCGATACGGCGGATACGCGAGGTCTTCGAGTGGCGATGGGACGGGATGGAATGCTCTATTACGCGGGAAGTTTGGATGGCGGAACGACGGTTTATCGCCGAAATTCCCAAGATATCAATCAAAATGCGTCCTACAACGTGAATATCGACAATTATACGAATACCTCGAATACGAATTCCGGGAAGTTTGGTTATTTTGCTCGCGTGAATCCGTCAACGGGGGAGGTGTTGAAGGGACAGTACGCGGTGAATCGCCTCTCTAGCGGGAGGGGAAATTCTTTTGGGATTAATGCGATTACTGCGGATGAAAGCGGACAGGTATTTATTGGGGGGAGTTCTGCGGCTTCGGTGAAGCATCGCGATGAATTGAAGATTAACGGAACTGCGGTGGGGAATTATACGAATGGGGAGGGTGCGGTAATTGCCATTAGTGCCGATTTTACCAGTCGGGAGTTAGTGGCGGTATGGGCGGGGAATGGTGCGGTTGCTGCGTCGGGGGTGAATGGGATTGCGGTGGGAAATGGAATTCGCGCGATCGCGTCCACGGCAAGCGGGAGTATGATAACGGTTAATCCCGTACAAGGAACCCTCGGTGGCGGGAAGGATGCGTTCTTTTCGATTTGGGGAAACGCCACAACCCCAACGCCAGAAATTTCGATTAGCGATGTCACCGTGACGGAAGGGGATGGGGGGACGTTGAATGCGGAGTTGACTGTCAGTCTTTCCCAAAATCCTACGAACGATATTACTGTGGATTTTGTCACAGAATCCGGAACGGCTACCCCAGGGAGTGACTATGAACATCAGGGGGGAACGCTAACGTTTGTTCCGGGAGGAAACCTCACGCAAACCATTCGCATTGCGATTACTGGGGATACAGATGTGGAGGAGAACGAAACCTTTTTCGTCAATCTCAGCAACGAGAGTTCCAATGCAACGATTGCCGATAACCAAGGCGTTGGCACGATTTTAAATAACGATTCTACTCCACCCACACCACCCATCAACCCTAACGACAATAACGATTCTACTCCGTTAACCCCCGATCCAACGCCAACAGTTAACCCTAATACGAATAACGAAATGCCGATTATCAATGGGATTGCAAATATTACCGTCGATCCGACGGTTACGCCTAGTGTAACAGTGGATGGGAGCGCTGCCTTCCGCGATGCAGGCGCAACTGCCGATGCTTTAGTCTACTCGATCGCGGGCAACACGAATGCGGAATTATTCAACCGTCCTCCCACGCTTCATCCTGCAACGGGGGAAATTGCCTTAGATTTTCATCCCCAAGCAGTGGGAACGAGCGAAATTACTCTTCGGGGAATGGATACATCGGGTTTATTTATAGAAACGATGTTTAAGGTTCAAGTGGGTTCGCAAAATTCTCCATCAATTGAGAGAGAAGGAAATTCACCTCACCGCCTCCGCATTCCTCAAGTCGAAACCAACAATTTTACACCCAATTACACGCAATCAAATTTTGAGATTAGCCGAGAAGTAAGTGAAGGTAATTCATTGATTGAGATTGAGTCAATTGAAAGTAATGAGAAATTAAGCCCTGACGAAACAGGTATTGGTTTTGTTCCCAATCTAGCAGTCGATTTTTCATCTATACTTTCCCAAGTCTCAACTCAATCCGGCAATCTAAATTTAAGTGGATTTTTGTTCAAAACATTTGCTAAACTATCTCCAGAAAAAATAACCGCGATCGATCCAGAAATCTTATCTGCTTTGGCGTTAGTTTTCCTCGGTCACTTGGGTATATTAAGTACAAGACCGCTACCCCAAATGTCCCTCAAGCCAAGAAACTGGAACGATAAAAAGCGGAAAGCCAGCGTGCAATCTCCAATTTTCCCCTTAACAGCAACAACAAGCGAGGAATTCTACGGCTGGGACTTTACTGAAATTGACGAAAACGATCTATTTGGATTGCAAAACCCTGAAGATAAACTCATCTCTCAATCTTCTCAATTAGCTTAA
- a CDS encoding peptidylprolyl isomerase, with translation MTAHTLSQVQGQVCIADRVFNAEEVVALMEKHQLMPHLTREVIIDRAIEAISVTPKEIAFAYSNFFAQRRLSPPELQQFWLQQQGLSQAQLQQKLMRDLKIHKFKQENWGSQLPGYFLQRKTDLDRVVYSLVRTNSLMIAQELYFRIQAGEASFAEISRQYSIGSESQTNGIVGPVELSRLDPTLAGILAKSYVGKLLPPVQLGEWIVIIRLEEQMLAQLDSAMEQRLLDELFEQWVGESVNSHQ, from the coding sequence ATGACTGCACACACTCTCTCGCAAGTTCAAGGGCAAGTTTGTATTGCCGATCGCGTTTTTAATGCTGAAGAAGTTGTCGCGTTGATGGAAAAACATCAACTCATGCCGCACCTAACGCGCGAGGTCATTATCGATCGCGCGATTGAAGCCATTTCCGTTACTCCTAAAGAAATCGCTTTTGCCTACTCCAACTTCTTTGCACAACGTCGATTAAGTCCGCCAGAATTACAACAATTTTGGTTACAACAACAAGGCTTAAGTCAAGCGCAACTACAGCAAAAATTAATGCGTGACTTGAAAATTCATAAATTCAAACAGGAAAATTGGGGTTCTCAACTTCCCGGATATTTCCTGCAACGCAAAACAGATTTAGATCGAGTTGTTTACTCCTTAGTTCGTACCAACAGTCTGATGATTGCTCAAGAACTTTACTTCCGCATCCAAGCAGGAGAAGCTTCTTTTGCAGAAATTTCGCGTCAATATTCTATCGGTTCGGAATCGCAAACGAACGGAATTGTGGGCCCTGTTGAATTGTCTCGTCTCGACCCAACTTTAGCTGGAATTCTCGCTAAAAGTTATGTGGGAAAACTGCTTCCTCCCGTGCAACTCGGCGAATGGATTGTCATTATTCGCTTAGAAGAACAAATGCTTGCTCAACTCGATTCGGCAATGGAACAGCGATTGTTAGATGAGTTATTCGAGCAATGGGTGGGGGAATCAGTGAACAGTCATCAGTAG
- a CDS encoding peptidase domain-containing ABC transporter, with the protein MTVNSPNIQEFLAVVPPFNRLSNKVLIQIAKKFEVRRYSMGEEIAIGTMLPSEIAIVYQGNVRLLGYEPNTQMPIALTLLEPGEMVGWAGLIRGIPTETAIASTDLLTLTLPAEDFLGLLRKHPILAEYFQETPALNETFEFLHQAVQQQAKLIENVQRLALEVHSNTIVCNLPPGKSLEKHLDSERLWFLSSGRISGKRRELPPGSPLNRDFSEGLKVAGDRPARLIGLPKSVISHQRLTARQMADGSRQMGKTHADKEREEVSEESSVNSGEDRRGEEDAETRGGGDTESNGRGAMLAPRDSTPHQNYPFFRGRRGAVDATLACFTMLAQYFRIPFRREIVQRLLIEQMQRRGSLSLNACGSVAELMGLNIQLLQVPPSAVTRLHPPALIYWEDSVAILYEARDRVMVIANPREGIETYSPEEFIEKWDKRGQVLLLQPGKETPQQHFGWQWFLPALFKYRKVLFLVLLASFFVQLFGLANPLIIQLIIDQVIVKGSFDTLDTLGIFLLAVAVFEALLSSLRTYLFVDTTNRIDLTLGTKIIDRLLRLPLRYFERRPVGELSSRINELENIRSFLTGTALTAVLDAVFSVIYVIVMLFYSWKLTIVALSTIPIFVLIAAFFSPIVRKQLRTKAERNAKTQSYLVEVVSGIQTVKAQNIESRSRWRWQDYYARYVTAGFRTVITSTTASAISNFLNKFSGLLVLWFGASLVLKGQLTLGELIAFRIIASYVTGPVLRLGQLWQNFQETALSLERIADIIDTPQEAEKDRRNIPMPNLQGAVKYENISFRFRSGDTLQLDNVNLEVKAGQFVGIVGQSGAGKSTLTKLLVRLYEPDAGRISIDNYDISKVELYSLRRQLGVVPQDTLLFDGTVEDNIRLTNPDATTEEVIEAAKIAAAHDFIMNLPNGYDTRVGERGSALSGGQRQRIAIARTILQNPQLLILDEATSALDYPTERQVCENLARAFANTTVFFITHRLGTVKNADLIVVMDKGNVAEQGNHAELMAMKGRYYCLYQHQDFVTR; encoded by the coding sequence ATGACTGTTAATTCTCCAAACATTCAAGAATTTCTTGCTGTCGTTCCACCCTTTAATCGACTGTCGAATAAAGTGTTGATTCAAATCGCAAAAAAATTTGAAGTGCGACGCTATTCAATGGGTGAAGAAATCGCCATTGGCACGATGCTACCGTCGGAAATCGCCATTGTCTACCAGGGTAATGTGCGCTTGTTGGGGTACGAGCCTAATACCCAAATGCCGATCGCGCTGACGTTACTCGAACCGGGCGAAATGGTAGGATGGGCGGGACTCATACGCGGTATTCCCACCGAAACCGCGATCGCGTCTACCGATCTTCTCACACTCACCCTCCCAGCAGAAGACTTTTTGGGACTCCTTCGCAAACATCCCATTCTCGCAGAATATTTTCAGGAAACTCCCGCACTGAACGAGACATTTGAATTTTTACATCAGGCTGTGCAGCAACAAGCCAAGCTTATTGAGAATGTGCAGAGACTTGCTTTAGAAGTCCATTCCAACACAATTGTCTGCAACCTCCCTCCTGGTAAATCTCTAGAAAAGCACCTCGATTCCGAACGGTTGTGGTTTCTTAGTAGCGGACGCATTTCCGGGAAGCGTCGCGAATTACCTCCAGGAAGTCCCCTAAACCGCGACTTCAGCGAGGGGTTAAAAGTGGCGGGAGATCGTCCCGCGCGCCTGATTGGGCTTCCTAAGTCAGTTATCAGTCATCAGCGCCTGACGGCAAGGCAGATGGCAGATGGCAGTAGGCAGATGGGAAAAACCCACGCCGACAAAGAAAGGGAGGAAGTTTCTGAAGAGTCATCAGTCAACAGTGGAGAGGACAGACGGGGGGAGGAAGATGCGGAGACACGGGGAGGGGGAGACACGGAGAGTAATGGTAGGGGTGCAATGCTTGCGCCTAGAGACTCCACACCCCATCAAAATTATCCCTTCTTTCGAGGTCGAAGAGGCGCGGTTGATGCGACATTAGCCTGTTTTACCATGCTGGCGCAATATTTCCGCATTCCCTTCCGGCGAGAGATCGTACAGCGTCTTCTCATAGAACAGATGCAGCGTCGCGGAAGTTTATCCCTGAATGCTTGCGGTTCCGTTGCGGAATTGATGGGGTTGAATATCCAACTCTTGCAGGTTCCCCCCTCCGCCGTGACGCGCCTTCATCCCCCTGCGTTGATTTATTGGGAAGATAGTGTTGCTATTTTATACGAAGCGCGCGATCGCGTGATGGTTATTGCCAATCCCAGAGAAGGGATTGAAACCTATTCCCCCGAAGAATTTATTGAAAAATGGGATAAACGGGGACAAGTTTTGCTCCTCCAACCGGGTAAAGAAACACCCCAACAGCATTTTGGCTGGCAATGGTTCCTTCCCGCACTTTTTAAATATCGCAAAGTTCTCTTCCTGGTTTTACTGGCATCCTTTTTCGTTCAACTCTTTGGGCTGGCAAACCCTCTCATTATTCAACTGATTATCGATCAAGTTATTGTTAAAGGCAGCTTCGATACTTTAGATACATTAGGTATTTTTCTCCTCGCTGTCGCCGTCTTTGAAGCCCTGTTAAGCAGCCTGCGAACCTACTTATTTGTTGATACCACAAATCGCATCGATCTCACCCTCGGAACAAAAATAATCGACCGCCTTTTACGCCTCCCACTGCGCTATTTTGAACGGCGACCCGTTGGCGAGCTTTCGAGTCGAATCAACGAATTAGAAAACATCCGATCTTTCCTTACTGGAACTGCCCTAACTGCTGTCTTAGATGCAGTATTTTCCGTAATTTATGTGATTGTAATGCTATTTTATAGCTGGAAACTTACGATCGTCGCCCTATCAACAATTCCCATATTTGTTCTGATTGCTGCATTCTTCTCGCCCATCGTCCGCAAACAACTGCGAACCAAAGCCGAACGCAATGCCAAGACTCAATCTTACCTTGTTGAAGTGGTATCGGGAATTCAAACCGTAAAAGCCCAAAATATTGAATCGCGATCGCGCTGGCGCTGGCAAGACTATTATGCTCGTTACGTCACCGCAGGCTTCAGAACGGTTATTACCTCAACGACTGCCAGTGCAATTAGTAACTTCCTCAATAAATTCTCCGGTTTATTAGTCCTTTGGTTCGGTGCATCTCTCGTTCTGAAAGGACAACTCACCTTGGGTGAATTAATCGCTTTTCGGATTATTGCCAGCTACGTCACCGGGCCTGTTCTTCGTCTCGGTCAATTGTGGCAAAATTTTCAAGAAACGGCATTGTCATTGGAGCGAATTGCTGATATAATAGATACACCCCAAGAAGCAGAAAAGGATCGTCGTAATATTCCCATGCCGAACCTCCAGGGTGCGGTGAAATATGAAAATATTTCCTTCCGTTTCAGAAGCGGCGATACGCTACAACTCGATAATGTTAACCTAGAAGTTAAAGCCGGACAATTTGTAGGAATTGTTGGACAAAGTGGTGCGGGAAAAAGTACGCTAACCAAACTATTAGTCCGCCTTTACGAACCCGACGCAGGTCGCATCTCCATCGATAATTACGACATTAGTAAAGTCGAACTTTATTCCCTGCGGCGACAACTGGGTGTCGTTCCCCAAGACACCTTATTATTCGACGGAACTGTTGAAGACAACATTCGCCTAACCAATCCAGACGCAACTACCGAAGAAGTGATTGAAGCGGCGAAAATTGCTGCGGCACACGACTTCATCATGAACTTACCCAACGGTTACGATACGCGAGTGGGAGAACGGGGTTCCGCCCTTTCCGGGGGACAACGACAAAGAATCGCGATCGCGCGAACCATCCTGCAAAACCCACAACTCCTGATCCTCGACGAAGCCACAAGCGCCCTCGACTACCCCACCGAACGCCAGGTGTGCGAAAATCTCGCCCGCGCCTTTGCCAACACCACCGTCTTTTTCATCACCCATCGCCTGGGAACCGTCAAAAACGCCGATCTCATCGTCGTTATGGACAAAGGGAACGTCGCCGAACAAGGCAACCACGCCGAACTCATGGCAATGAAAGGGCGCTATTACTGCCTCTACCAGCATCAAGATTTTGTCACAAGATAG
- a CDS encoding HlyD family efflux transporter periplasmic adaptor subunit, protein MPDPTTLLLLTCANCLSANADPVDVATDTCVEAQSDHRQQNISAKPSNCISPPETIAQTPEIANTTPITQAGDALQETSVNFSNPMVPGIKTQLRLGNRGKEVLALQEQLKQLNHYSGILDGVYGKLTQSAVSQFQKAQGLKVDGIVGESTQEKLAAVAKQKGIPEPKTVQETDPFITSNPLPEEENSENAPQLKSNNIKLNSLMGWVVVLSVGIGFVAAMKKFGALEQWQLEWQNAVAGMDDIPCELEEEERDRPFDRPVMLQQSSALPKAITWTLIGLALFGITWASIAKIEQVIPAEGQLKPQGTVKELQAPVRGVVKEVHVEDGQRVKAGEPLISFDPKAVEAELESLKTIRTALEAENQFYSTLTSASTSPNAAQAELSRLKLSSEVSLLAQNRTALMAENELLRTQLNGGIGTKLDGDERAWLRVANAESQSRRQIATSNLSQAEQELRKNQAKLTDARARLATDRTILQELASRNQLAVTNAKDSLAIEKKILSRMEPLVTEGAIARVQYDRQLQEVTQRSKGLLDENSQSQIQYDRQQQEVRSRRAEIAQLIAEQRRLQHERDRNRSTLNNTTAIGQKDVLDRIAANKKQVAEIDSQLDKIVLENKKRLAEVDSQLSQAELNFKYQELRAPVAGTVFDLKAKNAGFVSEPSQVLLTIVPDDNLIAEVFIPNKDIGFVKEDMKANIRIESFPFSEFGEIEGEVVSVGSDALPPDEVHPFYRFPAKVKLNAQDLKIRERNIPLQSGMAVDVNIKLREDRRVIGLFTELFTKKIESLEKVR, encoded by the coding sequence ATGCCCGATCCTACAACCCTTCTACTTCTAACCTGTGCCAACTGCTTAAGCGCCAATGCCGATCCCGTTGATGTGGCAACCGATACCTGCGTTGAAGCGCAATCCGACCATCGGCAGCAGAATATTAGCGCTAAACCCAGTAATTGTATCAGCCCGCCAGAAACGATCGCGCAAACCCCGGAAATTGCCAATACAACCCCCATTACTCAAGCAGGAGACGCTCTCCAAGAAACATCGGTGAATTTTTCCAATCCAATGGTTCCCGGTATAAAAACGCAACTGCGCTTGGGCAATAGAGGAAAGGAAGTTCTTGCGCTACAAGAACAATTGAAACAACTCAACCATTACTCCGGCATCCTAGACGGCGTTTACGGGAAACTCACACAATCTGCCGTGTCCCAATTCCAAAAAGCTCAAGGGTTGAAAGTTGATGGAATTGTGGGAGAAAGTACCCAAGAAAAACTCGCTGCCGTTGCAAAACAAAAGGGCATCCCAGAACCAAAAACCGTTCAAGAAACCGATCCTTTCATCACCTCAAACCCACTTCCCGAAGAAGAGAACTCCGAGAACGCACCACAGCTCAAATCCAATAATATTAAACTCAATTCCTTAATGGGTTGGGTTGTTGTCTTGTCAGTGGGAATTGGATTTGTTGCCGCGATGAAAAAATTTGGCGCGTTGGAACAGTGGCAATTGGAATGGCAAAACGCCGTTGCGGGAATGGACGATATTCCCTGCGAACTTGAGGAAGAGGAACGCGATCGTCCTTTCGATCGCCCTGTCATGTTACAACAATCCTCCGCCCTCCCTAAAGCGATTACCTGGACGTTGATCGGTCTTGCGCTGTTTGGCATTACTTGGGCATCCATCGCCAAAATCGAACAGGTGATTCCCGCAGAGGGACAGCTTAAACCCCAAGGAACCGTTAAGGAACTGCAAGCGCCCGTTCGCGGCGTAGTCAAAGAAGTCCACGTTGAAGACGGACAGCGCGTTAAGGCGGGAGAACCGTTGATTAGTTTTGACCCCAAAGCAGTAGAGGCGGAACTGGAGTCTTTGAAAACGATTCGCACGGCGCTAGAGGCAGAAAATCAGTTCTATAGCACGCTGACTTCTGCTTCGACTTCCCCCAATGCAGCACAGGCGGAACTCAGTCGCCTCAAACTGTCTTCAGAAGTGTCTCTCCTCGCCCAAAATCGCACGGCGTTGATGGCAGAAAACGAACTGCTGCGAACGCAACTCAATGGCGGTATCGGGACAAAGTTGGATGGGGACGAACGGGCGTGGTTGAGGGTGGCGAATGCGGAATCCCAATCCCGCAGACAAATTGCGACATCAAATCTGTCTCAAGCTGAACAAGAACTGCGGAAAAATCAAGCAAAACTGACCGATGCGAGGGCGCGTTTGGCGACAGATCGAACGATCCTGCAAGAACTCGCTTCCCGCAACCAACTTGCTGTGACTAATGCGAAAGATAGTCTGGCTATTGAGAAGAAGATTTTATCGCGAATGGAACCGCTTGTCACTGAGGGCGCGATCGCGCGGGTTCAATACGATCGTCAATTGCAAGAGGTCACCCAACGCTCGAAAGGACTTTTGGACGAAAATAGCCAAAGTCAAATTCAATACGATCGTCAACAGCAAGAAGTTCGAAGTCGTAGGGCTGAAATCGCCCAATTGATTGCCGAACAACGGCGTTTGCAACACGAGCGCGATCGCAATCGTTCGACCTTGAATAATACCACCGCGATCGGACAAAAAGATGTTTTAGATCGCATTGCCGCGAACAAGAAACAAGTTGCAGAAATTGACAGTCAATTAGACAAAATCGTTCTCGAAAATAAGAAGCGTCTCGCAGAAGTTGACAGTCAATTGAGTCAAGCCGAACTCAACTTTAAATATCAAGAATTACGCGCTCCCGTTGCCGGAACAGTTTTCGATCTCAAAGCAAAAAATGCTGGTTTTGTCTCCGAACCCAGTCAAGTTTTACTCACAATTGTTCCCGATGATAACTTAATCGCTGAAGTATTCATTCCCAACAAAGATATTGGTTTTGTCAAGGAAGATATGAAAGCAAACATCCGCATTGAATCGTTCCCCTTTAGCGAATTTGGAGAAATAGAAGGTGAAGTCGTTTCTGTCGGTTCCGATGCCCTTCCTCCCGATGAGGTTCATCCCTTCTACCGCTTCCCTGCCAAGGTGAAATTGAACGCACAAGACTTAAAAATTCGCGAAAGAAACATTCCCTTACAATCTGGGATGGCAGTTGATGTCAACATTAAACTTCGAGAAGATCGGCGAGTTATTGGTTTGTTCACCGAGTTATTTACCAAGAAAATTGAAAGTCTTGAAAAGGTGAGGTAA